In Drosophila pseudoobscura strain MV-25-SWS-2005 chromosome 4, UCI_Dpse_MV25, whole genome shotgun sequence, the following proteins share a genomic window:
- the Fkbp59 gene encoding FK506-binding protein 59, which translates to MPEETKKLDLSGDGGVLKEILKEGTGNETPHSGCTVSMHYTGRLVDGTEFDSSVSRNEPFEFALGKGNVIKAFDMGVATMKLGERCFLTCAPNYAYGSAGSPPTIPPDSTLIFELEMLGWKGEDLSPNQDGSIDRIILEPSDKKRSPTDGAFVKAHISGSFEGKVFEERDVEFDYGEGSAIGLVDGVEIALEKMNIGETSRITIKPMYAFGVTGNEAFKIPPNATVEYKVKLIDCGKGLEEWKLSDTERIDEAKVYKEKGTNYFKKENWGLAIKMYTKCKNLLPNNADTNEEVKKLKVATHSNIALCHQKSNDHFEAKVECNAVLALEANNVKALYRRGQCNLIINELEDALEDFQKVIQLEPGNKAAANHVVICRQKIKETKTKEKKLYANMFTKLAANDKETEPPRETDVLSKCGEWSEEDAKREADLTLERDNIIMI; encoded by the exons ATGCCGGAAGAAACGAAAAAATTGGACCTGTCTGGAGATGGTGGAGTGCTCAAGGAAATCTTGAAAGAGGGTACCGGGAACGAGACCCCGCACAGTGGATGCACTGTCTCCATGCACTATACCGGCCGTCTGGTCGATGGCACAGAATTCGATTCGAGCGTGAGCCGCAATGAGCCCTTTGAATTTGCGCTCGGCAAAG GCAATGTTATCAAAGCCTTCGACATGGGAGTGGCCACCATGAAGCTGGGGGAGCGCTGTTTCCTGACATGTGCTCCCAACTATGCCTACGGCTCTGCCGGCAGTCCGCCCACCATTCCGCCAGACTCTACGCTGATCTTTGAG TTGGAAATGCTGGGCTGGAAGGGCGAGGATTTGAGCCCAAACCAAGACGGAAGCATTGACCGCATCATTCTAGAGCCGAGCGATAAAAAGCGGTCTCCCACCGATGGTGCCTTCGTCAAGG CCCATATTTCTGGTTCTTTCGAGGGTAAAGTGTTTGAGGAACGCGATGTGGAGTTCGATTATGGCGAGGGCAGTGCTATCGGTCTGGTGGATGGAGTGGAGATTGCCCTGGAGAAGATGAACATAGGAGAGACATCCAG AATCACAATTAAACCAATGTATGCCTTTGGCGTGACGGGCAATGAGGCATTTAAGATTCCACCCAACGCCACAGTCGAGTACAAGGTGAAGCTGATCGACTGCGGCAAGGGTCTGGAGGAGTGGAAGCTGAGCGACACCGAGCGCATCGACGAGGCCAAGGTGTACAAGGAGAAGGGCACCAACTACTTCAAGAAGGAGAACTGGGGCCTTGCCATCAAGATGTACACCAAGTGCAAGAATCTGCTGCCGAACAACGCCGACACCAACGAGGAGGTGAAGAAGCTAAAGGTGGCCACGCACAGCAACATTGCCCTGTGCCACCAGAAGTCCAACGATCACTTCGAGGCCAAGGTGGAG TGCAATGCTGTGCTCGCCCTGGAGGCCAACAATGTGAAGGCTCTCTATCGTCGCGGACAATGCAACCTGATCATCAATGAGCTGGAAGATGCCCTGGAGGATTTCCAAAAG GTTATTCAATTGGAGCCTGGCAACAAGGCAGCTGCCAACCACGTGGTCATCTGCAGGCAGAAAATCAAGGAGACCAAAACCAAGGAGAAAAAGCTGTATGCTAACATGTTTACCAAGCTGGCGGCCAACGACAAAGAG ACCGAGCCACCGCGCGAAACAGATGTGCTCAGTAAATGCGGCGAATGGTCCGAGGAGGACGCCAAACGCGAGGCTGATCTAACGCTTGAACGCGACAATATAATTATGATCTAG